The proteins below are encoded in one region of Helianthus annuus cultivar XRQ/B chromosome 2, HanXRQr2.0-SUNRISE, whole genome shotgun sequence:
- the LOC110896087 gene encoding uncharacterized protein LOC110896087 — translation MEIALAPLEKAKLPSNVGKFNGLTDPDDHLRVFTSTGLVGGWTLPLWCHLFVQTLTSAARIWFDNLLIGQIVSWKDLREKFLTHFSQQRRSIRDTSDVMNIWRHDDENLEDFITRYNKEVLEIGGVHEQLIRAQFKYAVRCDDMIKVLSGTEGLPKSWEKVMAAAKVYAQTVKNLTTNRPPPPHNRPADLSSTGEKKIKKSWRESGSGNRSSEDARATINKLTAQRESKQENRERQWTPLTKTPAEVLSTEDYQLKPPIPMKNKQGQDPAQYCEYHKDSGHTTNNCISLRTEIEKALKSGELTHLLQNVRKEIKQITGATRARAKGQKLNKQLYEFTAGKQDLSNETGNLE, via the coding sequence ATGGAGATAGCTCTCGCGCCGCTTGAAAAAGCAAAATTACCATCTAATGTAGGAAAGTTCAACGGGTTGACAGACCCAGATGATCATTTAAGGGTGTTTACAAGTACAGGTTTGGTTGGGGGCTGGACCCTACCATTATGGTGCCATCTGTTTGTACAGACCCTGACCAGCGCGGCGAGAATCTGGTTCGATAACTTGCTAATCGGACAGATCGTATCATGGAAAGATTTGCGTGAAAAATTTCTGACTCATTTTAGCCAACAACGGCGTTCTATTCGCGACACATCTGATGTCATGAACATTTGGCGCCACGACGACGAAAATCTGGAAGATTTTATCACTAGATACAACAAAGAGGTACTGGAGATTGGCGGTGTTCATGAACAACTAATCCGCGCTCAATTCAAGTACGCGGTTAGGTGTGATGACATGATTAAGGTCTTATCTGGAACAGAAGGCCTCCCAAAAAGTTGGGAGAAGGTGATGGCGGCGGCCAAGGTTTACGCGCAAACCGTAAAGAACCTTACCACAAacaggccaccaccaccacataaTAGACCCGCGGACTTAAGCTCAACTGGCGAGAAAAAAATTAAGAAATCATGGCGCGAGTCTGGCTCGGGAAATCGTTCGTCTGAAGATGCTCGAGCAACGATCAACAAACTCACCGCGCAGAGGGAATCTAAACAGGAGAATAGGGAGAGGCAGTGGACTCCCCTAACTAAGACCCCGGCGGAAGTCTTGAGCACTGAAGACTATCAGCTCAAACCTCCAATCCCCATGAAAAACAAGCAGGGACAGGACCCCGCCCAATATTGCGAGTATCACAAGGATAGTGGTCATACCACTAACAACTGCATTTCCCTGCGTACAGAAATAGAGAAAGCCCTCAAAAGTGGCGAGCTCACACATTTGCTTCAAAATGTGCGTAAGGAAATAAAGCAGATAACCGGGGCGACGAGGGCCCGAGCAAAAGGGCAaaaacttaataaacaactcTATGAATTCACCGCGGGAAAACAGGATTTATCAAACGAAACGGGAAACTTAGAGTAA